The region CTGGGACTTTATGTTTGACAGTCTGACATATATTGTGCAAGTCAACTGTAGCCTAAAATGCTCACAGATTCCTTCAGTCTCCCGATAACCAGAACAGCCAAGTGTGGGCACAATTTGGAGCAGTGTGTGCTTCAGTGTGTGTTACCAGGAACTTCACAGCTCAAATGCACTGATGTGAAAACCCAACGCACCGATCTGAACGTAACAAAAGGGCGCTTTGAATCACTCACAGTTTCCTGTGCGATTCGGGCAGCCTCCTCCAATCCGTACAGCTTTCCCCGGACAAGGAAGACGCCGGCGGACCAGATGCCACAATCCTCATGGATCCAGGTCTCGTTTAGACAAAGAGGCACCTTTGTGGAAGAGATTTTGTCGCTTCTGAGCAACGTTTTATCAGGAGTGCAGTCGTCCTCAGAGGAGTGCAGCAAATGGCCGTTGGAGAGTTTCTGCAAGTCCTCGTTCTGCTCAGTTTTGCACGTCTGACCGTCTATAGAAGAAACCGAGGAATAGTATGGGCCATGAAGATCCCCGAGGCCCATGGTGTTAGCTGGCCATCCACACAGGCAGCACAACAGTTGGTCCGGACTGATGCTATCCAAGCTGGGTCGACCCAGCTGGAAGCAGGATGTGCAGGGAACAAACCCAGGTAGAGATTTGGAGACCGTCTGCCATCCTTTGCTACAGCAAACtgtcccctcctcctccttgtAGTTGACCACCCTGCACAGCTGCTGCTCCATGTGAACAAATGGGCAGAAAATGGCAGGTTTTCTATCCTTTTTATCTTTAGTTTTTGCATATTTGAGCATGATTTCAGGTTCTCTgggagaaaacagagcagaaggTGCCGTCTGAGGACACCTATTTCTTTTTCGTCTCGCAACCTGTTTTTTCACTGCTGTGCTCTTACCGAGATAAACCTTCTCTTGCTCTGGCGGTGGGATTCTGCTGACCGGCTTCTGCTTCATTTTTCGTACCTTTTTCGTTTTAGTAAGAGTGAGAGGGTTTTTTCGTTTGTCATTCAGTTTCGCAAATTGAGCTTCCTTCTGAGGAGATTTCCCGCAAGTTTGGACGTTCCCGTTTGATTCCTCTGAATTGCTGCTCGCTTTTTGTGGCAAATTTGGCTGCGAGACAGATTCTTCCGAGCTGGAAAACCTAAAAGCATACTCAATCAAATCCTCAGAGTCACTGCTTTCGTTATAAATGCCCACAGCGTCGTTTTTGACTCGTCTTCTCAAGCTGTGCCGTGACACACCACAGGTTAACCGAGGCATTTCGGACTCGGATTTTCTAACTCTGGCACTGCACCACACTTCTGTAGATGGCGCTTCTTCACCCTCACTCTTTTTTTTACGCAGATGTTCCTTGTAACAGTGTCTTTCCTTCTCACGGTTAGTGACAGACACCTCAATAACGTCGCTTTCGTCACTTGAATCGCCCACGACGGATTCACCAGGGTGTCCGTAAACACCATTGAGGTCAGAAAGGAGGACCACAGGCCTGGTGTGGTGTACTGGAATGTCTACAGAGCTGTCCGAGGAGTCTTCCGAGTACGAGCTGTCGGCACTCGGTGAGCTCATGGGCTGAGGTAGAAGATAGCAACCTGTTCCTTCGTCCAACGAGGACATGGCAGGGGAAACCGGCTCCACCATGTGCCTCACGCTGTCCTGGATGAAAGAGCCACACAAAAGAGGCTCCTTCGCAGAGGAAACCAGGAAGATAACATCAGAGCCGCTGTCGCTCTCCTCTGCACCGCTGCTTTCAGGAACTGGGCCCCTGCTTTGGTCGGTTCCGTAGTAACCACCGTGCCACAGGTTGTCATGCACTCTGCTGTGAAAAAGATCCAGTCCTGGAGCCAGGGTTGAATTCATGTAGCTCCCTAAAGACTCGGGTCTCTGCTCCATGTCCCTGCAGCGGACAGGGACACCCGGCTGGGACAGTGGACTGTAGGAGGACGAGGGCCTGGTTCTGTACGCGGAGGCGCATTCTGTGCTGCAGTTCGCCGGCTGTCGGTGGTACCACTCAGGCTTTTTGGCCAGGTCCACAGCTTCGGTGCAGCTGCGGGTCAGCGGGGTGTAGCTCTTCGATAGGTCCATGGCCATGAGAGGTGGGTCCTGGGAGGATACGTCCATCACTGCAAAAAACACAAGATGACGTCATTAGAAAAGCGAACACACAGCATTTGGTTTATTGGACCTGTTCATGTATCGTAATCAGTAGATTATGCAGCGGATTTTTCTTCCCACAATGGTTCCTCCTGGTTATTCTCTTGCACGTTGGGTTTTTGCTGCCTGAGACTTTCATTAAGTAGATCATCATTTGGGGCAATCTTTGCAATGTATTCTGCTGTTTCATCCTGGAAGGTGGTTCTAATGCTCACTAGACCTCAACCTCCCTTCTGCCTCTTAGCATGCAGTTCCAGGGTGCTGGACCTTGGGTGAAACCCTCCATGCACTGCAAGAAGCTTCCTTGTCATAGTCAGGAtatcacttttatttttattcctattttatactgttcaggaagaaattaatatttcatatttttttcttccactcaactttctccTACTCTTAATAGCAATGACCTGTTGTGGCTTACCTTCCTCGTGGAGGATGTCATGGCAGtctactggacaactgtcaagtcaacaATCTAccccatgattgtgtaagccacaacaaaacatttctgcattttaaaaaaaaaaaaactattttattagcATAATATTCAAAATTTCTGATTAAATGCATTCAGGTTTTTcattagacaaaaataaaagtttgaaatatATCATGATAGATATTTCCCAACATATAACCACATGTACTATTATTTAATACGCGTGATTCACGGTTCGGATTAAATTACAGAAatcaattaacttttcaataatattttaatttcccGAGATGCATCAGTGTAGCCTAGAATCAGGGTTCAATTATTTTATGtagttaaataataatttagatgtattaaatgaaaacaCTTAAACtacattttagtttaaaattcatcagttcattttcaaattattgCTGTTGGTatagttttgctttttattctgtttttattttctgtttgactACGAAGAGTAAACAAGGCTTCCTTAAGAGATGAATTTACTGTGGGATTAATAATGATGTTTAAACAGTTGTGTCAGCAGTATTTAACAGGTAGGCCTGGTTAGTCGCTTTTTCCGAGAACAGCTGCATAAAAACAGCTGGTAACGGTTAATAACGTCGGTCCGCTCACCCTTCAGGCGGCGGAGGTTTGGACGGAACTCCCCGGTCCTAACAGAGCGGGTTCTCCGGTGACACCTTCCCTGGAAGCAGCTCGGGTAGCGGGGTTAGCCAACACGCCTCTCCGGGCCCATCATCAGGTCTGGATGTAAACAAAAGCAGCGGCCGCCCCACTTCATGCTAGCCAGGCGGCCGGAGGACGTTGCCCCGCCAAGTAGCTTCCGAACGGACCCGGGCCCGCTTTCATTTTTACCGAACTGGATCAAGCAGGTAGTCTCGGCTCTGACTGATGTTGGGGATTTTTCAAGTTGTCATCATGGACACCAGTATTCCAACCGCGTCAAGGCAGCGGTTATATGTCCGACACACCGGAAGACAAGCGAccgccttcaaaataaaagctttaggGGAGTTTTTAAGGAACGCTTtctatttattgaatattaaatattagtCATTAGTAGGGTTTAATTCCACTATAcatatcattttattttcattcgaGTACTACAGTGTTTTTAAAAGACTAGAAAGATAAAGCTCCAACGCTATTAAAGTATAAAATGCAAGAAGAAAATGGAAGATTATTTCATGAAAAGTTTATTTGGTCTATTCTGGCCTGAAACATTTCCTCTTAACAGTAcctggatggacgggtggaagATAAAATATTGTAGCTACGTGAAAAGGTAAAAAGTGCATTTTCATATTGACGGTTGCAAGTTTgtaaattcaaacatttttccatacTCTATTTTTTCTTACATATTCATTCAGACCTGGGAAATATTTAGGAAAGattatttatgtagcacatttcagtagcaagacaattcaaagtgctgtacatgaaaaaaaaaaagaaaaaaaagaaacataatagaaaaagtacattacagtggcataaaggaaGTTAAATAATTATAGAGtagaaaatgaataattaaaaagaaaataaaaaattaatcataaaatgattgataagaaaatgaaaggaaagttggactgaaaactttaaaaatgtttagatggctcagtcaaaggccactctaaacaaagaagtttttattcttgatttaaagcaactttgggtttcagcacttttacagatttctgggagtttattccagattagtggagcataagaactaaaagctgcttcttcatgtctggttctggttctggttctgcagagtagatttgagccagaagacctgagaggtccgggtggttgatacactgacaacaagtctgtaatgtattttggtgctaagccatttagtgatttatagactaacagaagtattttaaagtctattctctgagctacagggagccagtgtaaggactttagaaccgggctgatgtgctccactttcttagttctagtgaggacgcgggcagcagcgttctggatcaagtCAAATTTCAGTCTTCCAGACAGCATGGGAGTTCTGCTGAGAAAATGAACAGCTCTTTATAGACTCTGTGTCATTATTATCGCATCCATCCTGGTCTTTTAAATAAAACGTTTCAAGCTTatcagcttcttcttctttgtgcagaaacgtaaacagaatttaaatcaCCTTTGGTCTTCTAAAATGCACAGtacaaaaaaaatcccatttagTTTGAGGATAAATCACAACAAATATTTTGCTCACAATAAGAAcgtatgtaatttattttaacgcaaaaattaatgaaaatatgatcgtataaacataaacatgtacTAGAAAGCTAAATTTATCAATGTATGTAAAAGATACTTCATAcagtattttagtttattttttgacaacaaaaatattattatcACACTGACATGAATAACTTGGAACAACtaataatgcatttttaaataagtaaaagtgaaaactacagatggtttattgagcaagctgcatttattaaaaaaaggacttacattaataaaaataaagtgtttCATTATCTGAAAGTAaatgagtttaatttaaaacatttagttaCTTTAAAGAAATCAAAATCATTGTGCCAGGTAAACAAAAAAGCCTGCTCCTATGAAATATTACACAGAAATTAAGATCTACTTTAGCAAGAAGGTGTTAAAGACAAAGAGAAGAAGTGAGAAAACAACTGAAGTTCAGGGTGAAGTTTCTCCCAGCGCCTGATGAGCCAGCCTCAGGTTCTCCCTAAGCTCGTCTGCCTCTTGCTCTGCTTTCGCTCTGATGATGCTCAGCTCAGTGTGAACATCCTTGTACTTCTTTGCTGCATTCCTCTTGTCCTGCAATGAGACAGAATCAGTTTCTAATCAttgtaaaatcagttttttatcATAAAGCTGTAGCTGCGGTGTGTGGGATGCTCACCTTTACTGCCGTCTGCAGGTCATCCTTCAGAGATGCGACCTCCTGCTTCAGACACTGAACCTCAGACTGCTTCACTCGCAATGTAAtctgaaaaaaggaaagaaaataaggAAAGATTCAAACCAATGTTTCAGGTTTGTGAACCGCTACACTGCTTCGTTACATTGGATGGAGATCATCTCCAAACATTACTTGTCAAATCTTACCACAAACTCAAGAGGATTTAGCtccggactttgactagaccaatTTAACACATAAAACCCTCTTATTGCAggtctagctgtatgtttagagttattctgctggaaggtgaacctccacccaagtctccagtcttctgcagcctccaacaggttttacTCCCGGACTGCCCTGtaattagctccatccatcttcccaacaGCTCTGACCGGCTTACTTCTTCCTACGACTTCCTTGTCTTACTGAAGaaaatatccccacagcatgatgctgccaccaccatgcctcaCAAGTgggatggtgtattcagggtgatgtgcgtTTTGCATGCAGGTCAAAGGCTTCCTTTAGGTCTCATCCAGCCAGAACATCTTCTTGCACATGTTTGGTACAAGGATCTttcatggctttctttcaacgaTGGCTtttctcttggctggcctgtcagtttacgCGGACGGTCAGGTCTGGATATTTTTGCATTAGGGCCGTACTCAGTTTTCAGATCATAATCTAAAATCAcctctgtcagatgttcagtttttggaatattgttttgtaacctaaccctgctttaaactttgccACCCTCACCCATCCGCTGTGTTCCCTGGGTTTCAAGATGCttgttgttctctaacaaacctctgagaccagaAACAGGacagttggatttatactggATTGCAACCAGCGATTCCAACTCAAGGggatgaatacctttgcaaaggACTGTATATGATTCCAGAGGTCTATCATAAAACATCTAATCTGTCAACTGTCAGTGATTTCAGTCATAACTACAATAGATGATAAACCGCTTCAGTGGAACGATTAAAATCCTTCAATTTGTTCAAAACTACCTTATAAAACCATTAACACAGACATGTTTCAGCTtatggtaaataaataaactgtttaatttaaaattaaacccACGTATTAGCAGAAAACAATCCTTTGTATCGGAGGCCAAACAGACCATGACAACATGTCATCCACTAACTTCTGCGTAGATCTGCAGACAACAAGCTCACCTCCATCTCATACAGGTCCATCTTCTGACCCAGCGGCAGCTGGTCCTGTTTGGCCAGAGAACACAGTCTGGTGATCTCTGCTGCCAGGTGACCACTCAGCTCCTGGACAAGCAGAAAACAACAATGCagttcattttcatttattttactctTCCAAACACCCTAAAAACAAAAGTCGCAGAAAACTGGTACTATGGACCTTTAATAGATTCTGGTTGTTCTCGGGTCGTGGACGTAGGTTAATGTTTGTGTGGAGCTGTGGGGCAGCAGGGAAAACTGAAGATGTGTTGGAGAATTAATAATCCATACTGGTGCAAAATAGAGCCAGATTTCATAGGATATTTCTATTGagttttatatttaattcatgatttttctttgtcagaGAGGCTGATTGCATAAATGTGCCATGGATGATACAAAGTTGTGAAATAGCagtcactgaaatatttctggagaCTGAATCAGAAAACAAAGATCGTATAGCCGACTGCTTAGGAAAAAGGAATCCTTTTAGATAACTGTGGACTTCTCAGGAATATAGATGTTCTACTTGAGGGGAAGTTGCTGCATGAATTTAGACTGGGGGATTAATTGGTCAGCAGCACATGAAATAAGATCATGACAAGCAGCGTGTGGAGAGATCTGCAGATCTGTGGTGTGTTTTTCCACACAGAAGACAATAGTTTTCTGGATCAAACTATTTTTATGCAGGCTGAGTAGCTACGTATTTGGTAGATTTCATTTTATAAGGCATGTCACTCTAAACTTATGCCAAAATGCAGAACCACATTAAAGTAGGAAACCTGGACCTCCGAAGCCACAAATAGTGCAGCTGCTCCTCTCACTGCAGATGTTAGACAGCGAGATCGTTCCACAGGAGATCGAGGAACACTGCATTCGGACATGGGCCGCTGTGGAGCGCTTTCTTCAGTGGTACTGAAGGGACGCTTAATCAGCCTTGGACCAGCTGGTTGAACTCTGTAGACCTCACaccattttggtctgtgcagtTCTGCACAATATTGCACTGGACAGTCTGGTTTAATTGGTGAACTGCAGTTTCTGAGGGCTGTTAGGACCTCATCTGAAGCTCCTGATATGTGGTAAATGCTTATTTTTGGCAAGTATGATATTTAACATATAACAAGAAAGACTTGATATTAGAAACTAGTATTCATGTCTtgtttgtgtctgtttgtgttCCATCAATCTTCAATCATGATGCTGACACTTCAAAATCTGAgagaaatatgtatttttattttatggcttTCGTTGACATAAATTCTGTGAGGGTCAACAAAACGGTGAATAAATAGGGAAGTGGTATTAAATTAAGACTGTTTCCAGGTTAACACCTGACTCTTCACAAGCAGAACTGACCAGTAGATGTATGGTTTTATCAATCAGACATAGAGCTGGTGCTACGATCATCTCTGCACCCAAACCAAGCCAGTTTTTGATCTATGAAGCCTGCTGTCTGTCAAGCATTCTGAATGAATGGAGCTCATTCACTGATGTGTAAAGCTACATTCAGTTTCTAAAAAGCACCTGTGTTTCAACCCTCTGATGGATGTGATCCAGGAGGTAGGAATAGGAGTTTATGATGCCAGCTGACAGAGCATACAAAACCGGCTAAAATAAGCTGAAACAACGacaaaaaacccaaataaaatgaATGTGTCATCAGATATAACCTCTAAAGGAGACTTTACATGAAGGATCTCTCTGTGATACCCAGAGCACAAATCTGTCTCACCTGGTTCCTGCTCCTCAGGTCCTGGTTCTCCTGCTGACACTGACACAAGGCCTTCCTCTCCGCGTCCAGAGCCTGGACCAGATGCCCGTTCTCCAGACACTTCAGGGAGAACTGCTGGGACAAAACGTCGAGCTCCCGCTGGAAGGAGGCCAGCTCCTCCCTTCAAACATAGTCATGATCAAGAGATTTTACCTGGCATCATACAATTAAATACTGGGACTATTCTTCAAGGTTTTGTGGTTTACATTAGGAAAATCTGTTGAAATACAAGAACACTTTGTAATACCTCATTTTAAAGAGGAATATTCCTAAAAGTTACAGTTAATTATACAATTTTTTAATATTAACTAATGGATAAAAATCTCAGCATTTCTTTTGATTGATTGCAATGAAAATGATGATTGTTTTCTGGCTTTGCTGTCAAATAATTTCCACCATCTCACTTAGagttgctgaagaaaagaagtTTGAATTGAAAACTTCTCATGATGACACTGAGGAAGTTTTTCTTACCATCTGAGTTTTATGTCCAACATTTTGTCCCTAAGATCTGACTTCACCCTCAATTCCTCAACGTTCCCAAAGTCTGACCGGTGTTGTTGTGGCTCCATCTTTAAGTCATCATGGagtcatttgcattttattttaaagctgtcCCTTCTCTTTCTGATGCCTTTATGCCTGACAGCATATAGTTTTGGTAAAGCAGCACTCCATACGGCAGGCCATTTTAACCTAAAAGCCGgtaatttagaaaaaacaactgtagacgtgctgcatgCAGcaactctgttctgcatatttgtgccgttattacagctccaatattattgtgagagtccagagcagctcattcaacacagattttgtgaAGTTCTGTTTATAATTTTGGAGCGGCGTTGGAGAAAGCATGTGCCCTGTCTtccaacaagccagtagcgttgctaagcaacatacaGCTGATCAGATATGATTTCAGTATAAcgtacacctttgctaccggctacggtggcttgttaagtccaagGAGATGTACGTTTTCTGTAGATAGCTCAGATCGGGTCTGGATTGTATttagaccataagcgaaccgcaccagagtccgtttggaagcgggtCCAGACCACCTCAAAACGTGGGTCTCGGTCTggttgtttggtccagaccagggttcgcttgagtgtattcacacctgcacaaaagtaCCGGACCaagggggaaacgaactctgggcAAACTGAGTTGGAGATATCCCATAAGATATCTCAAAATAAATTTGAGATAtcgaaaacatttttttttttaaatcaagacaGCCTTTGCATTTCAGATATTTTAAACTGCCATTCTGGATGAGTCAAAACTCCTTTTTAGATATCCAGAATGGACTTGTAGCTAGTCAGACGTAGccgattttatgttaaaatggcCTGCCATACACTCTGAGGTTTCATCTACCTGTGCTCCTTGAGGATATCCTCCAGCTGTGCATCTCCATTGGAGCTCTCAGACTGTCTTCTCCTCTGGATCtccttctgcagctcctcacgGTGAGCGTTCTTGATG is a window of Girardinichthys multiradiatus isolate DD_20200921_A chromosome Y, DD_fGirMul_XY1, whole genome shotgun sequence DNA encoding:
- the LOC124864023 gene encoding transcription factor 20-like gives rise to the protein MDVSSQDPPLMAMDLSKSYTPLTRSCTEAVDLAKKPEWYHRQPANCSTECASAYRTRPSSSYSPLSQPGVPVRCRDMEQRPESLGSYMNSTLAPGLDLFHSRVHDNLWHGGYYGTDQSRGPVPESSGAEESDSGSDVIFLVSSAKEPLLCGSFIQDSVRHMVEPVSPAMSSLDEGTGCYLLPQPMSSPSADSSYSEDSSDSSVDIPVHHTRPVVLLSDLNGVYGHPGESVVGDSSDESDVIEVSVTNREKERHCYKEHLRKKKSEGEEAPSTEVWCSARVRKSESEMPRLTCGVSRHSLRRRVKNDAVGIYNESSDSEDLIEYAFRFSSSEESVSQPNLPQKASSNSEESNGNVQTCGKSPQKEAQFAKLNDKRKNPLTLTKTKKVRKMKQKPVSRIPPPEQEKVYLGKSTAVKKQVARRKRNRCPQTAPSALFSPREPEIMLKYAKTKDKKDRKPAIFCPFVHMEQQLCRVVNYKEEEGTVCCSKGWQTVSKSLPGFVPCTSCFQLGRPSLDSISPDQLLCCLCGWPANTMGLGDLHGPYYSSVSSIDGQTCKTEQNEDLQKLSNGHLLHSSEDDCTPDKTLLRSDKISSTKVPLCLNETWIHEDCGIWSAGVFLVRGKLYGLEEAARIAQETICSTCHQTGAIMGCFQKGCLRNYHYTCAIQSGCILNEDNFSMRCLEHKNKIFPPAARQDKR